Proteins from a genomic interval of Orbaceae bacterium lpD02:
- the pntA gene encoding Re/Si-specific NAD(P)(+) transhydrogenase subunit alpha: protein MHIGIPKERLPNEGRLAATPQTVAQLLKLGFSVSVEDGAGQTANFSNEAFIDAGASIQNTHDIWQNDLILKLHAPTDEEVELIKSGANLISYIYPAQHQELLGKLAAKNVTVMAMDCVPRISRAQSLDALSSMSNISGYRSVIEAANQFGRFFTGQVTAAGKVPPAKIMVIGAGVAGLAAIGAAVSLGAIVRAFDTRPEVAEQIHSMGAEFLELDFEEEAGSGDGYAKQMSAAFIEAEMALFAAQAKDVDIIITTALIPGKPAPKLISKEMVESMKPGSVIVDLAALTGGNCELTRPGEVYETDNKVKIIGYTDLANRMPAQASQLYGTNIVNLLKLLAKEKNGQIDVNFEDVVIRGVTVVKDQEITWPAPAIKVSAQQQKPVAKMVAKPEPKPMPASKKYSILALVLIAFFWLASVVPDSFLSHFTVFALSCVVGYYVVWNVSHSLHTPLMSVTNAISGIILVGAILQVGTGENLITAIAFIAILIASINIFGGFFVTHRMLKMFQRGGNDNKGKKGKGE, encoded by the coding sequence ATGCATATAGGTATCCCAAAAGAACGGTTACCGAACGAAGGCCGGTTAGCTGCGACACCACAAACAGTGGCACAGTTACTAAAGCTTGGTTTCAGTGTTTCGGTGGAAGATGGGGCGGGTCAAACTGCAAACTTTTCAAATGAGGCTTTTATTGATGCGGGTGCATCAATTCAAAATACCCATGATATTTGGCAAAATGATTTAATTTTAAAATTGCATGCTCCAACTGATGAGGAAGTTGAATTAATTAAATCCGGAGCTAATTTAATCAGTTATATTTACCCGGCGCAGCATCAAGAACTCCTTGGTAAACTAGCCGCTAAGAATGTAACAGTGATGGCGATGGATTGTGTACCTCGAATTTCAAGAGCACAGTCGCTTGATGCATTAAGTTCAATGTCCAATATTTCAGGCTATCGATCAGTGATTGAAGCGGCTAACCAGTTTGGTCGTTTCTTTACTGGCCAAGTAACGGCCGCGGGTAAAGTCCCGCCAGCCAAAATTATGGTTATTGGCGCTGGTGTAGCAGGACTTGCAGCAATCGGAGCGGCTGTCAGCTTAGGTGCAATTGTACGAGCTTTCGATACTCGCCCAGAAGTAGCAGAACAAATTCATAGTATGGGGGCCGAATTTTTAGAACTCGATTTTGAAGAAGAGGCGGGTTCTGGAGATGGCTATGCAAAACAAATGTCAGCCGCATTTATTGAAGCAGAGATGGCATTATTTGCCGCTCAAGCTAAAGATGTTGATATTATCATCACTACCGCGCTAATTCCAGGCAAGCCTGCACCAAAACTAATCTCTAAAGAGATGGTTGAATCGATGAAACCAGGTAGCGTAATTGTCGACTTAGCAGCGCTTACTGGTGGTAACTGCGAGTTAACTCGCCCAGGTGAAGTCTACGAGACCGACAATAAAGTCAAAATCATTGGTTATACTGATTTAGCTAATCGTATGCCAGCACAAGCATCACAACTTTATGGTACCAATATTGTTAATTTGCTTAAACTGCTTGCTAAAGAAAAAAATGGCCAAATTGACGTTAACTTTGAAGATGTCGTTATTCGTGGCGTTACGGTAGTAAAAGACCAAGAAATTACATGGCCAGCACCTGCAATTAAAGTATCGGCACAACAACAAAAACCGGTAGCAAAAATGGTTGCAAAACCAGAACCAAAACCAATGCCTGCAAGTAAAAAATACAGCATTTTAGCATTAGTTTTAATTGCATTTTTCTGGCTCGCGTCTGTTGTTCCAGATAGCTTCTTATCACATTTCACTGTATTTGCATTATCATGCGTAGTTGGCTATTACGTCGTTTGGAATGTAAGCCACTCACTGCATACTCCGCTAATGTCGGTAACTAATGCAATATCGGGAATTATTTTAGTTGGTGCAATACTGCAAGTTGGTACCGGCGAAAATTTAATTACGGCGATTGCTTTTATTGCAATATTAATCGCTAGTATCAATATTTTTGGTGGATTCTTTGTCACTCATCGCATGCTTAAAATGTTCCAGCGTGGCGGTAATGATAACAAAGGCAAGAAAGGAAAAGGAGAATAA